From Pseudomonas sp. AN-1:
AGCGATGTCGGTGCCTGCACCCGCACGGTTCAGGAAGTCGCGCTGAACGTCGGCCAGAAGGGCATGAAGCTGCTCGACGTGCCCGGCGTCGGCGAGAGCGACCGGCGCGATGCCGAGTACGACGCCCTGTACCGCGACTGGCTGCCCAGGCTCGACCTGGTGCTCTGGGTGATCAAGGCCGACGACCGCGCGCTGGCTTCCGACGAGGACTTCTACAAGCGCCTGGTCAAGCCCTACCTGGAGGCCGGCAAGCCGTTCTTCATCGTCCTCAACCAGGTGGACAAGGTCGAGCCGTTCCGCGAGTGGGACGAGCAGGCTCGCCAGCCCGGCCCGCGCCAGGCCGCCAACATCGAGGACAAGCGCCGTTCGGTGGCCGGCTTCTTCGGCCTGCCGCTGAACCAGGTGCTCGCCGTGTCGGCCAACGAGCGCTACGGCCTGGTCGAGCTGGTGGACCGGGTGATCCATGAGCTGCCGGCGGAGAAGCGCGTCAGCGTGCTGCGCGAGGTGCAGGAGGAGTACCGCTCGCAGGCCGCCCGCGAACAGGCGCGCAGCGGTGTGGCCGAAACCCTCGGCACGGTGATCGACGCCCTGCCGCTGCCGGCGCCGGTGAAGTTCGTCGCCAAGGCCATCGTCCGCGTGTTCGACTGGATCGGGAGCTGGTTCTGATGCAGGTGCATGTCCGCCATGAAGGCACCCTCGGCGAACTCGTGCGCCGCCAGCCGGCCTTCGCCCGCCTGCAGCATGCGCGGATCGCCGCCCAGGACTGGCGGTACTGGCGGCGCAACGACGGCGCCAGCCACTCCCACGACCTGCAGGTGGTGTTCCTCGGCAAGAGCGGCTACGGCAAGTCCTCGCTGGTCAACGCCCTGAGCGGCCTGCCGGCGATGGCGACCAGCGACGTGGAGGCCTGCACGCGGGTGGCGCAGAGCGTGGAATACGCCATCCGCCCCGGCAACTTCCTGTCGCTGGCCGACCTGCCGGGGCTGGGCGAGTCGCAGCAGCGCGATGCCGAGTACCTGGCGCTGTACCGGCAGATACTCGCCAAGGCCGATGTGGTGGTGTACACCCTGCGCGCCGACTGCCGCGACTACAGCATCGACCAGCAGGCCTTCGCCCGGCTGTTCGACTGCGCCAGCCAGCAGCGCAAGGTCATCCTCGCGCTCAACGGCTGCGACAAGATCGAGCCGCTGCAGCGCCGCGCCAGCGTCATGCCGAGCCACGAGCAGCTGCAGAACATCGAGCGCAAGGCGGCCGACCTGCGCCGGCTGTTTCCCGAGATGCCGCGCATCGTGCCCTGCAGCGCGGCGACCGGCTGGAACCTCGATGCGCTCAGCCAGGAAATCGCCCGCCTGCTGGCCTGCAGCCCCGGGGTGGCCTTCTGACCCTCACACCATGCCCGCAGCCCGGCTGTCGCGATCAGGCGGCAAGCGGTCGCGCCGTTCCAGGCAGGGCGTTATGCTTCCACCCTGTCCCTGTAGCCCTTTGCCAGCCCGGATCGAGGCGGATGATTGATCAAATTTTCATCAACTTTTTGATCAAAAAACGATCAGCATTTTGCCCTGTGCAACATCCTGATTTACAAGGGATTTTTTTGCCGGTAGAGTCCGACGGACTACCCCGCCTTGTAGGGGATTAAGACTATCTCAGTGCTGTTTAGTGGTGGTACAGGTGGTGTCCGACGGACTACCCCGCCTTGCAGGGGGTTTAAGACAACTGGCCCTCGACGCAGTCGCCGAAGTCGTCGGCCCGAAGGACTGCACCAGCCCAACGCCACAACGCCAAAAACGCCGAGCAGGCCAGCCCACTCGGCGTTTTGCTTTACCGACCGCTCACCCCACCCGGCGCTGTGCAGGACGCAGCAGCCTTGCCCGGGCCAGAATCTCCAGAATCCTCACCACCACCCGCGCCAGCACGCGCTCGGCTGTGGCGCTGGCGTCGACGTCGCGCCAGACGATCCTGCCCAGCCCCAGTTCGTTCCCCCGCTCGCGCAGCTCCCGGTAGGCCGCCTGCATGGCGCGGATGCGCTCCGGCGTCTCGTCGTGCCGGCCGTAGCTGCGCTCGCAGCGCGCCTGCAGGCGCGCCAGCAACTGTGCCTGCGGCACCTGCAGCTGGATCACGTGATCCGGCAGGCCGATCAGGTGCTCCAGGATATTCACCCGCTCGATCCACTGGCGCTTCTCCCCGGCCGGCGCGCGCTCCCAGCGGGTGGCGTAGCTGGTCAGGATGCTGCGATCCCCCAGAATCAGGTCCACCTGCCGCTCCACATGGGCGGCATGGTGGTTGGAGCGCGCCGCATACAGCTGCTCGCGCAGGGCATCGTCGTCGCTGTTGGCGGCCAGCTCCTCCAGGGGATGCGGCAGCGGAATCGGCCGGGTCGGGCACAGCAGGGCCACGGATACGCCATAGGCGCGCAACCGCTCCACCAGAGTGCTCTTGCCAACCCCCTTGGGGCCTTCGATGGCGATGTACACAGGCACTGCTCTCTCCGAATGGCTGCATGTGCACATCTTGCTGGCCGTGCCAGCATGGCAACCGATTGGCAAGCTTGCTGCCCCGGACCCGCAGGCCGATGCATCTCACCAGCCCGGATAGCGTTCCCAGATCGCCCGCCCCACTTCACTGCCGCCGCCGAGCTGTTCTATACGCCGCAGCGTTGGCTGCAGGCCTTCTTCGTGCAGCCTGAGCACCTGCTCGACGATCCGGCGGGGTTCCTCCACGCCGGGCTTGTCGCCGTGGGCAGCCAGTCGGCGACCACGGTCGGCTCGAAGAAAGCGCCGCCCAGGGCGTGGCGGCGGCCGCCGGCAAGGATGCGCTGGCTGGGCTTGGTCGCCGGGATCACGTCGCCGCGCACACGCTTGGCTTCCTCGGCGAACCACTGCAGGAAGGAGGCGGC
This genomic window contains:
- a CDS encoding GTPase family protein is translated as MTHTPSPQQSEQLFDALARQGLQLPAEHRRTITDRLERIRGYEPLVGVFGKTGAGKSSLCNAVFGRDICPISDVGACTRTVQEVALNVGQKGMKLLDVPGVGESDRRDAEYDALYRDWLPRLDLVLWVIKADDRALASDEDFYKRLVKPYLEAGKPFFIVLNQVDKVEPFREWDEQARQPGPRQAANIEDKRRSVAGFFGLPLNQVLAVSANERYGLVELVDRVIHELPAEKRVSVLREVQEEYRSQAAREQARSGVAETLGTVIDALPLPAPVKFVAKAIVRVFDWIGSWF
- a CDS encoding GTPase family protein, with product MQVHVRHEGTLGELVRRQPAFARLQHARIAAQDWRYWRRNDGASHSHDLQVVFLGKSGYGKSSLVNALSGLPAMATSDVEACTRVAQSVEYAIRPGNFLSLADLPGLGESQQRDAEYLALYRQILAKADVVVYTLRADCRDYSIDQQAFARLFDCASQQRKVILALNGCDKIEPLQRRASVMPSHEQLQNIERKAADLRRLFPEMPRIVPCSAATGWNLDALSQEIARLLACSPGVAF
- a CDS encoding AAA family ATPase, which codes for MPVYIAIEGPKGVGKSTLVERLRAYGVSVALLCPTRPIPLPHPLEELAANSDDDALREQLYAARSNHHAAHVERQVDLILGDRSILTSYATRWERAPAGEKRQWIERVNILEHLIGLPDHVIQLQVPQAQLLARLQARCERSYGRHDETPERIRAMQAAYRELRERGNELGLGRIVWRDVDASATAERVLARVVVRILEILARARLLRPAQRRVG